In Carettochelys insculpta isolate YL-2023 chromosome 3, ASM3395843v1, whole genome shotgun sequence, the genomic stretch AATGGAACATgtctggaagctaatgaatttgatttaaagacatggtgcttcatcactacccttcattcggaattttaagtTCGAACTGAATGCTACATCCATCATGTTACTATGATATTATGGTATCGATATTATGGCAATTTTAgcgctccataaattgagctaatggaatttacagtgagcaCAGGCACTTAGAAAAAAATCGaactaactgacttaaaatcaatattctCAAGTAGCATGGATGTAGCCTGAGTCTTTCTTTTGAGCCAGAGGGGAGAGACATGGAGATATTTAAGCCTAAACAGGCTTGAGGAATTCAGCATATATCCATGCCTCAAGGAAATCTGGGCTATGTAAGCAGAAAGCATAGGTTTAGTCAGATGCATTCaggttattgttttattttgggaTTGGTATggaacttctcaggctggctgatgtactccCCTGTACACTCTAACTTTTaaattgaatcccagggaagtaattctttgTGTTTTAATCTACCGTGACTGATTTACCCTTTGTTCACTATAACTTCTAAAATGAATCCAGAGAAATAGTTCTCTGTGTCTTTATCTACTTTTTTTTATGTTGCTCTGTAACATATGTGCTTTATCACTTTATTGACATACTCTATCTTTGGTGTTATTAATGAATCTCTTTTAaagacaatgatttgattcctgtttCCTAAAGAAGTGTCTGTATACAGACATGCCTAAGacagaaaggtcagctatcagattgcagcttaatttcttcctctccgTTTCCAAGCTGTCTCCTAAGGGATGGTTAAGAGCtgggggttaccccacagggagacgtgcctttttttttctcactCAGGGGATCATAACTATCTCCCAGTGTCAGAGAATCGGTCGCACTGGCaagcttttaagcagaatccTGTAGAGGCAGGGTATTTTTAGGTCTCTTGCGggtccccaccttctgcactccgTGTCAAAGTTGGGAACAGCTTTGACAGAAGGGAAACCAGAAAATCATTCGTTGAAAATGGAATATTTCACCTACCTTTTCTGCCTCCTCTGCTTCTCTTTCCTTCtgtttcttttcctcttctcGTCTTGTTTTTATTTGATCAACtatttcatttaatttctcttgTACAGCTGACACTAGAGTGAAGATCATTACCATCCCCATGTTCTCTTCTGCCTGAAACATGAAAGATGGCAGTCTCAAACAGACAACTCACTAGGAGGTGATCTCACTGTAGACAGAGGGGTTATACCTTACAAAAGATATTAGCAACTCAAGCTCAAACCCAGGGAGCTGGGTGGTCTTGAGAGCTATAATGTCCACAGTTATTTTTAGCATGCCAATGTGAGCCCTCCTAGCATGAGTCTGTCTAGTAACATCAGTAGGCTCACTCCCATTTGTAGGGCAGACATATTGACAAGTGCTTGTAATCAATTGCAGGTGCCAATATGGTAATGAGTGAGGGGCTTCCCAGCACGGTGCCCCCAGTTCTCACTGCTGTTACCAGTCCTATGAGAAACACGCATGCTAGGATTGTTCAGCTAAGTCAGAGTTAATAGCAAGATCTTGTCTTGATTTTAGTTTCTTTCTTCAGTGCTTTAATACATCCTTACATCCTAGATGTCCAAAGACCTAGCATGTTCTTCTTTATTTCAGAAGTCTTAATTCAGGGTAACATTTATACAAAACAGTTAAAAACAATCCAAAGTATCCATATTCAGCAAAAGTTGTAGAGCAGGAGAGGTGTTATTTAGAGCTTTCcagtattttgttgttttttgtggaCCCTGAAACAGGAAACAAGTTAACTCTACTTTGCCACACTCAgcatttaaggccagaaagggctAGCAGATCATCTTGTTTGATCACTTGTATATCACAGGATACCGACAGGCCACCAACACCGCACAGCACCCACGCATtaaacccaacaaccaaaatTAAACCAAAAAATTACAGCCCACAGAAGATTAAACTATTACATGCCACTGGCAGAGAACAGAAAGGACCAGTGCTTGAGACTTGAAGATATTGATTAAATTGAGATATACATCCAGATGATCCTGGCACAGGACCCGTGCCTACGGCatagaggaaagaaaaaaagctccAGTATCACTGCCAACCTAACCTGGGGGGAAATCATACCCAAACCCCATCCAGTGATCAGTCAGACTAAGCATATGTGAGAAAGAATCAGCCAGGAGGGACCTGAGAGAAAGAATTTGTGGTGTCACCTCTGAGCACCAGCCCACACAGTGGCCTATCTCCAGGTATTGCCATTCAATACTCCAGAGAAAAAAGCGGGGGGAATTGCTAGTAGTGTGGGGGGACAACTCACCACCAAATGCAtgggggtgggtgagggagaAGGTAGGTGGAGGGGAAAAGAAGAATCCCTTCCTGATCTCAACAAGTGACTGGCTGAAACTCTTGCACAAGAGATTTTAGGAATGCCAGAAAAGAAGCAGAAAGGATCTCCAGGGATGCCAAGTCCTGCCTCTTCACCATCACTACCTACTCTTTTGCTCAATTCCACGTGTAAATGTGTCCAGCTCTCTCACAAACAAATTAAGTTGTTTGCCTCACAAGTCCTATTGGGAAGCTCCAGAACCCCACCTGACCGAAACCTTCTAATAACCATCTGAATCTGTTGGACAGTAAATACCCACTTATGCTAGCATAGGCTAAAGGACTAATTATCTCTTCATTCTCCATGATGTTTAGCCCCATAATATATTCACAGAAAACAACGAAATTTCTTAATCATTTTCTTAAGTTTATACTGGAAACTTAAGTCAACCTATGTTCTGTCAACTTACAACTACTGCAGTAATTACTGCATGTCCACGCTACTCTCCTTTGGTCAGTGCCATGCACCTTCATCAGGGATGCTATCAGCAGTCTAAGATGAGAAgagtggggagctgagaacccTCTCTCTTAGATCTGCTTGTTCCAGAGGTTCCTGGCagactgctgctcctcctacacCCAACGCAGGTATGAGTCATGCCTGAGGAGCAGTGTTCAGCTACCCTGGCTTCTAGTCTTCCCTCActgtccagagccaggcagctttGTCAATatcacatctcaggaatttgtgATAGTGACAAAGCTGATCAGCTCCCAGTCAGGTGTGGGCTCCCACAGCCAGTGTtttcagcccagctcccagccaggagcaAGCTTCCGCTGCCCCACCTTCTAGCCTGTTCTAACCATGCAGCTCTCTAGGGAAATGAGGAGCAGCTGGGCTCTAGTTGCCTGACTTCATCAATTTCCGGTTCCTGCAGCGGAACTGACAAAAAAGCCAACAGCTTATAAGACTAAAGCAGTGCCGACATAGAGGACGTGCATCATCCTACCTACACAGACATCAGCCCTACACCTATTGGGAGGAGGAGTTATTATATTGGTGTAATATGGTACTAATATTGTCGGGATCAAGGCTGTAGTTAAGACACTAACATTAGGTCAGCATAAGCTGCCTCACATCAACCTGTGTAGTACAGCCCAAGCCACAGGCCACACAAGTCCAGTCTTTTAGTCTACTCTCTCAACATGGGATCTCCACTCCCGTGATCATCTTAACAGCTCTTCATTGTATCTTGTTTAATACGGCCATTTCTAAATCTAGATCAGGCATCCTTATATGGCTGAACTGTTATTCTTACatggcatttatttaaaaaaaaatcttcacaaaatgttttgttttaactatATACTTTCAGTGTTTCATAACTGTCAAAAAGCAGTCTTTCCAGTTCAGAAAATTAAACAAGTTAATGTCACAATCACTCCCTACAACAGAATGCACACATCACTTCATAAGACATTTGTACTTCTAAGTTTCGGTTAGCAACAGAATTAACTGTCCCCAATTCACTTCTCAAACCAATGATTTATGAAATGActtcaataaataaatatatattttaatttgccTTACTTGTTGTGCTAGAAGGTTTAATATCTCTGTGACATCATTATCTTCAAGGTTCTCCTGGGAGACTATTTCATAAAGTGGAGTTTCATCTGGATATTTTTCTCCATAGGTAAATTTAAGGGTTGCCTGGACAGCTGCAATACAAAAGACAGCTTACTATGACAGCCTCATACTTCATAAATATTAACTCGTAATGCTTAGGTTTACTTTAGTGTAAGAATCTTGTTTTGTTATTAAGAACAATATTGTAATGGAACTATCCCCTTATATACATGCTGTAATTATGACAGTTTGTTTGAATTAGTGCTGTCAATTAACTGTagttaactcaaaaattaataatgattaattgcagttttaatcacacagttaattaaatattctggatgttccttctacattttaaatatacTGATTTCCATTACAACATAGAATACATACTCATTTTATACTTTAATTATAAATATTTGTAGTGTAATGTAAAAATGAGACGAGATAGTATTTTTCATTCACCTCACACAAGCACTAACTATAGTGCAATCcattgtgaaagtgcaacttaaaaATGTAGATTGTGCTAGATGCCTGCACTCAAAAACAGTGTAAAAATTTAGAGCCTACATGTCAAATCAATTCTACTTCTTGTTCAACCAACTGCGAAGTGAAACGAGCTTGTTTACATTTACGGTAGATGccgcctgcttcttatttacagcaCCACCTAAAAGAGAGGAAACGTGTTCACATGACACTTGTACAGCCAGCACTGCAAGGTATTTACACACCAGATATGTTAAAGAGTCACAAGTCCCTTCATGTTGTGGCCATTCTTGAGAACacacttccatgctgatgatgctcattaaaaaaataatgcgggagaattgtatgtctcacGTTGTGTTTTACCCCCATTATACCATATGTTTTTATAGAAGTCTTGGATGATTACTCagcatatttttcattttaaaaacactttcatgGAACATACAACATAAAGAAGGTACAAATGTGGGATTTCTAAGGACAGCTATAGAACTTGACCcaagatttaagaatctgaagtaccttccaaaatctgagaggccAGAAGTGAGGGGCATGCTTTCcaaagtcttaaaagagcaacactccaaTGAGGGAACTACAGAACCCAAAAAGAAAACCAACCTTCAGCTGGTGGCATCTCACTCAGATGAAGAAAATGAACAGGCATCGGTCCAGTGCTTTGGATTGTTATTGAGCAGAATCTATCAACAGCACGTACGCatgttctctggaatggtggttgaagcacaAAGGAACACAAgaatctttagcacatctggcacgTAAATACCTTGaaatgccagctacaaaagtgcctGGTGATTGTATATTCTCACTTTCAACTGACACTAAAGAAGAGGGCAGCGTTATCCCCTGCAAAtacaaacaaacttgtttgtctgagtgacTGAATgaaaagaagtaggactgagcagGCTTGTAGACTCTGAAGTTTTACACTGTTATTTTTCCATTCAGTTATTTTTGTATATAATTGTACATTTGTGAGTTTAACTTTTACGACAAAGAGACTGCACTTCAGTACTTGGATtaagtgaactgaaaaaaaaaaccagtattttttatttacagtgaaaatatttaaaataaaaattaagtgtGAAATATACATTTTATATTTTGTTGTAATTGAAATTAATGTATTTAAAAGAGTGAAAAAATCCAAATATATTTATGTAAGGGGTATTCTAATAAGAGCATAATTAATTGCATGATTAAATATTGTAATCATGCAATTAATAACGattcatttttaattgcttgacagccctagtttGAATATACCATTAACTCTCAGATGTGCTATGAAAGTTTCTCTTTACATGAGATAATTCTAAGCACTTACTAGCTATTCACATCTTCAATGCACATTAGAATCAGTAATTAGTCTATGTTATGTTTTTCTGAGGTACAGCAGATCAGCAAGTACTGTCCCCTTTTAAAGGATAAAGCAAGttagagagattaagtgacttttcCAGGTCTATTAAGTGCGTTAACAGCAAATCCAAGATTAGAATTTAGGAATCCTTTGCTCCCAATTCTGAGCCAGCCCAGTAGACCACACCACCAGAAGTATTTCTCGCTCTAAACCACCATATAGCCTATTTGTATTACACTTGCTATGTAAATACCCTAATCAGCAATGATACAATGACCAGAGACTGAGTACAAAGCAGCTAGCTTGTGATAGGAGGACATACTGGACAGTTGTTATGACTGACAGAGCTTCCTGATGTTCTGAATTGCTACATATGTAAAATTTACATTTTATACAGTTATGTTTTACTGACTGAGGACCTGCTCTTACCGACTTTAACAGAGGCAGGATGATATCCAGCAGATAACTACAATTCTAGCTGTAAGAGCAAACTACAATTTATGTATCACAAGGAATTGAGTCTAAATCATAACTTACTAATCAGAACATATCAACAGTAGATTAAGAGTGCTCAAACAACAGTTAGGAAAAAATTATAAACTGTTTTGATCCTACTTTATGcagcaggctggactagatgacctcctgaggtcccttccagctctagaattctatgattctatagctgTAGCCTTACCTGATATTCTCAGCCCATTCACAAGAGGACAGCCAGATATCGCACAACAGGTTATTTCACATTATATCTACCAGTGATAATCCCAAGATCACAAACACTtggaataatattttaaaacacatcagGCCTTGTCATTTCAGATGTTATAAAGAAAAGTTTTCCCCCAGTGATGTTTGGAATTTATGACCAACTTACTTTCATCATTTTCTCCTGCTTCAGATGTCACAGTGATAGTAAAACTTGTTGGGTTTTCTGATAATactgcagaaaaacaaaaaagtaaacaaacaataaataagAGATTCTTAGAATAGGACACATTTTCTTTACTAGCATATTGGTGCTACGGTACTTCTATTATTTCATTAAACTGTAACATCTTTAGGTCTCCAAGAAGCAGTATCCAATACGTTATGTTTTTTCTCTAGATGAACAGTTTTCTATTCTAGATGATtcaatgtctgttttgttttctgttattcAGAAGGGTACATGTAAAACCAATCTCTCAAAATGTTCACCAAAAGGAAATAGATACAGTGCAAACCTGATCTTCGTTAAGTTTCCCTACGTGAAGATATTGGAGAACAAATCATATGAGTAAAAGATGGTGAAtatgtctttttttaaatgaattatgtATGCACTAAATATCACATGCTTTTTTGGTATAAATGCAGCTGCTCAACCACCACCCATTCATTACCAGTGTGTCTCACTGATAAGCAGAACAGTAGTAAAGGACACATTTCTATCTTTATTATGGGAAAAATTTGCCCAAACTCTCTGATACAGAAATCAGCTCCTATTGGTATTTTTAAAAGCCCTTGAAAAAAGCAGAAGCACTTCTCAGAGCAAACAAGTGAATGGATGCTGCTTCAAAGAATTAACAGTAACTCTGGAGGTGATATGACAGGTGAAGGCAATTAACAGGTTACAACTTTGAACAACTTAGAAAAGTTAAATTCACCCGAGGCCACAAGACATGGTCCTAGCCACCAGCTGTGCACTTTATGACAGCTATGTAGGGGGCTCCTAGAAGAGCAACACCACAAAGGGGTCTCTGTGACAACTGTGCATATTCTGGGAAGAAGGATGGGCATGTAGGAGACCAACTGTTTTGCAGACTAGTGGCTCCAGCTCCTTGTACAACCTTTTCTGACCATCCAGTGTAGACAAGAGAGGCTAGACAATATGGTACATTGTCTGGAATAATGGTCACAGGAGGACTGTACTACAGTCCATGGTCTGGAGCAGCACTTGGAAGCTAGAGTCAATGTCATCTAATTATTCAGAAATATAAATATGTGAAATGAACGATTTTTCACTCACAAGTCTTAGAATCTGTCCTAAGCTTTGTTGTTGTTGCAAACTACCATAAAATTCTCTGCATGCATGGTACGATCAATGATTCAGCATCCTTtcactttttgaaagaagggggcttttttgaaagaggtcaTGGACCATCgacacacaaaaagtattcttttgaaaggaaattgaaagaatgtggtgcgcctttcaaaatcaccctcccatttcaggaagagcacccccttttgaaagcttcttttggggaaaaaaaaaagaagtgtgtagctgctccgcagggcccttcttttgaaagagctgtcataattttcgatccctggcctgttctttcaaaagaccaggagTTGTGTGgatactccctttcaaaagagcagctcactcttttgatctgcttttttgtgtgtgtgtggacacactcttttaaaagatgctttttcGGAAAAGATCCCCTGGAAgaccgtctttcaaaagatctctgcagtgtagacatagcccctgagtCATCAGTAATAAATTTATATTCTTCTAACAAGAAGCTAAAATAACATTAACAGGGATTTTAAAAGACTGAAATAAGCTACAGGACAATTAAACAAGAATCCAATAAGAATTAAACTGTGACACTTACAAATTTGCTACAATACAGACCAAGAGCTTGGATCTACCACTACTTCCTTCTTTCTCCTCAAAAGTTTTTACAgaacaataaacaaaaatgattttggaAATTATTTTTGGGAAACCCTGTGTCTTCTGTTttacagggcggggggggggggcaaggcacACTAAGTGATCATAATACTCCATTCTGACTAtcttagaaaaagaaaacaaaccaggtATTGCTAACGCAACAAGTAGGGAGGAACACTGAGCATTTGTTACCTGCTCAACAGTGCCACATGCCTCACGAGCATCAGAAACTGTTTTACAGAGAGAAAAGCCTGAGCCGGGCACCAAGTTAAAGCTTTCTAGGCTTTCACTTCCACCCAAGTGCCCGCAAGAGCCCCGCCTGCGATCCCCAGCTGGAACGCGCCGCAACGGGGGCGCTCCGCCCCAGAGCAGCCGGCGCCAGGGACCGAGGGGCGCGTGGCCTAGCAGCCAGGAGCCGCGGCAGGGAGAGAACCCGGAGTGAGAAGCCCCAGcgagccagccccaggcagggccgTACGGAGCGGCCGGCAGCGGGCGAAGCGGCTGGCTGGCGGGTAGCGGGAGCTCTCAGCCAGGCCAGCCCGCCTCTGCCGCCCCCGCTGCGGGGGGAGCCCGGGGTAATTCCCAGGAGGCTCGTGCCgcgcagccgggggggggggggtcggacccggacccagccccagccccagccccagccccagccccaggtcagaAGGAGCGCTGCAGGGCGGGAGCCCAGGCAAAGCCCGCAGCAGGGAAGGCGGCGGCGCGGCTGACCCGTGAACGAGTCCGGGTAGATGGACTCCAGCGCCTCCCGCTCGTTGCGCTGCTCCTCGCTGTAATCCGTCATGGTCCCGCGCCGCCGGCCACGGAACGGCCCAGCCACCCGGGCGGCCCGCGCAGGCGCACTCCACCCTGAGCCGCCTGGAGGGCGGCTCCTCTGCCCGACAGCCaggcgcgggggcggggctgaggccCTGCCACATCCACAGCTCTGCCCTCGACTGGGCAGGTCTAACCTGACCTAGATCGCTGCCTCTGCCCCGACCCGGCAGTTTGCCTCACCCACGGGGCGTGACTCCGGATTAGCCGTAACAGCGcggcgtgtggacgctcctcataGGCGCCTCGCTCCGGTTCAGCTTCACCCACTTTGAAATAGGACGTCACCGGGGAGCAGATACGTTTGAGTCCCGCCGTGCGCGTGCGTAGCCCAGGAAAAAAACAACGTGTTCTAGCTTGAAGGAACCTGAACCACTGTAAACGGCGCGGCGGTGACGAGTCCTCTGCGTGCGAGCGGGGCACAGCCCTCCCGGCGCCCCGCCTGCACAACGCTAGACAGCGCGGTGGCTGGCAGTGAGCAAACCTCGCCGCCCTCTGCCATGCGACTTGAACGTGCACGTTGCTTGCGGGCAGAGTCACCGCTCGGGCCGGCGGTGTGCGCTGAAGgcgggctccccccaccccggtgcGGTGTGACACGGCGGGCGTGTGCAAGCCCAACCCCAGGCCCTCTTCTGGAAGTTCCCGGTCGGGTAGTTTTCAAGGGAGGTGGGCGCGGCCACTCTCCAGGCTCAACTCGCCCCTGTGCGAGCGGGTGGCAGTTACCCTGCAGCCGGGCTAACATTCACTCCCGGCCCCTGAGCCCTACTCGGGACCGCTGTGGTGCGTGtctggctccccagctgtgcGACCCGACCCTGCCCCGCCCGTGGGACGCGACCAGCCCAGGGCGCCTGCAGGCTCCGCACAGCTCTCGGCAGTGGATGTGTCAGGTCTGAGTCGGAGCTGTCAGTTGTCGGGGAGCCGGAGCCGCGCGCCGGTCACGTGGTGCAGGCGTGGGGCCGCGCCCCCTCATCCCTGGGTTGTCGCTGGGCCGCCTCCGGCAGCGGGGCTTCGGCGCGCGCcggctcccgggggtgggggtgccaaaTTTCGGCCGTTGTAGCCTCGGGTCAGCCCACGGTGTGCCTGGCCGGCCCTAAGGACAGCGGTTcccgcggggggggggaggtAGCCGAGGCAGCGAGTCTTTCCCGCAGCGCTTCCCCGCTGGCTTCACTGAGATGGCGAAAAAAGTCTTCCTTTCCCCCGCGTGCCCGCGAGGTCCGAGGCAGGCTCGTCTCCCAGCGCTGTGCAAATGGTGCGTGGGCAGAAGTTCAGCCTCACTCACAAAAagagcgagaagtcctgtggcaccttgtagactacgGGATGTGTTGgggcgtaagctttcgtgggcaaagacccgcttcgtcagatacgTGACATCTGCATGGTACCTTAGGAGAGTGTGAACTGGGTGTCATAGTCAAATTTGACACAGTAACACTTGGCGTGACCAGTACGGCAATTATCTCACAGGTTACAAGGacggcttcccttcctttgatgttggTAATTATCACAGGCAGGACACTTCCTATCCCTCACCCGCCTCCTTCAGTTCTTTGTATTtcatctgtcagtttttattgcaattttttggacctctgtgctgtacaactgagtctggactggaaatgctataggtctgaaaaagtgggtctgtcccatgaaatctcacctaattaattattctgctagtcttttaagtgcttcaTGATTGCTgggtcctccccttccccccaaaaaacaaacaaacaaaagccaccgttagtctataaggtgctgcaggatttcttgttgtttttggagatacagacttaACATGGCTGCCCTTCTGATACTAATCACAAAAAGGAGTGCTGACCTCTTTGCTGACCTCGGAGGGTTGGTCTGTAacatcacaaaaaccaagcagtcctgtggcaccttaatgactaacaaatgcatttattaggtaaatagccttttgtgggtaagacctacttctgaATTTTCAGTgtttacagtgccacaggactgcatgTTTTTAGATCACTTTTAGGCACATTGGGTCAGGTAGGGTTACCCACAGGTATGATTCACAATAATACTTCTGGGGGAAGAGGGTCAAAAGAAACACCATTAATTAACATAAAAGCAGTTTCAGGTGTAAACTTTCAGACTTATTCTGCCAATGGTTATGATTTCACAGCCACATATTCCTGTTTCAATAAATAATCCCTCTTCCATCACTATAATCCTTCCCCACCCAAAAAAGTGGACAATGAACTACACAGAGCAAACAATGAAAATGACTAGAtacaaatgattaagggggtgAATTAAACACACTgaaaagagattttctgacaaatcTTCAGTTTTAGGAGACCTGGTGTAAATATAGTAACCATTTCTTTCCAGAAAGAGGCCAgatttcttgaaatgtgttgcccTTTCAATGTTTATGAAGAATGTGGTGAGACTCAGCTAGGAGGCAATAAAATTACAAAGTCCTACTTGTGGAACATTTCATACCTTCTGTTTTTAGAgctgcaattttttaaatggagaaaTATGCTTAACATAGTTGACAGTTGCCACAGAATAACCCATGATTTGCATTACTTGGTATATGATGATTTTTATTATTGCTATTCACAAATTTCTGATTCTtacccaggggtgtgtgtgatAGCTTGCATTCTGTTGCCAGATATATGAATACAATATACAATTTTAAGCCTACATCCTGAACACAGTTACTCTACATAATCATGATTTTAGTAAGTGGTTATCCCAAATGAATTAATGTGCTTAAAATTTAGCACCTGTATGCTTCTGAGACCTTAGCACAGGCTGAAGAGTTTGGAACCATTTTGTAAGCACAAATTACCAAATGCAGTCATAGAACACAGCACCCTGACAAGCAGGATACTGAGCAGCTGAGAAATATGAGACTTTGTATGGTGGTTGAAGTTATTGTTACATGACCATAATAACCACAAGATGATGATGGAAAGCATTAGGGATTCACCAAATGTCAAGAAATTGTGTTGGTCACTGTAGAGGCCTGTGCTACGACAGCGCCCCCCATGGGGCAGCACGGGCTACCACAGCTTGCCCACGGTCGTAGCGGAACCCGGGCTTAGTCTCCTTTAAGGGACTGGCTGGCAGTCAGCCCCACCCggggaggctgcctctggcctgggCGGGGCAGCGCTGACGGCTCACCCTTCactcagggcaaggcagcaggcagcccacaAGTAGTTTGGATGTCCCCAGCCcttgcggcagggcagggcaacaggtAAGTCTGCAGTTATGCAGCGTTTGGggaaaagcccagccctcagctcaGAGCGGGGCAGCAGTTACATAGCATTTGCTCTCCCCAGCACGGGGTTGGCTTTAGCATGGCGAGGGTTGACCCCgccagggag encodes the following:
- the RWDD1 gene encoding RWD domain-containing protein 1 isoform X1 is translated as MTDYSEEQRNEREALESIYPDSFTVLSENPTSFTITVTSEAGENDETVQATLKFTYGEKYPDETPLYEIVSQENLEDNDVTEILNLLAQQAEENMGMVMIFTLVSAVQEKLNEIVDQIKTRREEEKKQKEREAEEAEKLCFHGTPVTIENFLSWKAKFDAELLEVKRKKMKEEEQAGKNKLSGKQLFETDHNLDTSDIQFLEEAGNSVEVDESLFQEMDDLELDDEEGDPDYNPVDLDSD
- the RWDD1 gene encoding RWD domain-containing protein 1 isoform X2, with the protein product MMKRTCVRAVDRFCSITIQSTGPMPVHFLHLSEMPPAEAVQATLKFTYGEKYPDETPLYEIVSQENLEDNDVTEILNLLAQQAEENMGMVMIFTLVSAVQEKLNEIVDQIKTRREEEKKQKEREAEEAEKLCFHGTPVTIENFLSWKAKFDAELLEVKRKKMKEEEQAGKNKLSGKQLFETDHNLDTSDIQFLEEAGNSVEVDESLFQEMDDLELDDEEGDPDYNPVDLDSD